From the genome of Neisseria sp. oral taxon 014 str. F0314:
GCCGTCTGAAAGTATTGTTTCAGACGGCCTCGAATAACGGCTTCTTAACATTTCCTATTATCGCCTTCACATAAAAAACAGCGATAATGCCGGTTTTGCATTCACAGGAAACCCTCTCATGAAAATACTCAGCAAACTGGCTTTGAGCACCCTCGTACTCGCCGCATCGTTCACCGCTCAAGCCGAAACACGCGCCGTTATCGAAACCAATATGGGCAATATCGGCCTGTCGCTGGATGAAACCAAAGCGCCGAAAACCGTCGCCAACTTCGTCAGCTACGCCCGCAAAGGCTTTTACGACAACACCGTCTTCCACCGCGTCATCGACGGCTTCATGATTCAAGGCGGCGGATTCACACCCGACATGGTACAGAAAGCCACCGACAAAGCCATTGGCAACGAAGCCGACAACGGCCTGAAGAACACTGTCGGCACCATCGCCATGGCGCGTACCGGCAATCCCAATTCCGCTACCAGCCAGTTTTTCATCAACACCGCCGACAATGAGTTTCTGAACTTCAAAAACAAAACCGCGCAGGGCTACGGCTATGCGGTGTTCGGCAAAGTTACATCGGGTATGGAAGTGGTGGAGAAAATCGCCAAGGTACAGACTACCGACCGCGGCTACCATCAAAACGTACCGGTCAAACCCGTCGTTATCCGTAAAGTTACCATCGGCCAATAATTCTGCCGATACAGTCAAAAGGCCGTCTGAAAGCATGATGAAGCAGCTTTCAGACGGCCTTTTGGCAATTTCGCATTCCCAATCAGGCAAGTTGCTTGGTAAACGCGACGAACTCGTCTTTCTTTGCCTTGGCTTTACCCGAATCAATGGCTTCCCCCGCCGCGTCGACGCCCTCGGCCAGCGACGGAACCACGTTGCCGGCATATAGGGCGGCGGCGGCATTCAGTAATACGATGTCCCGCGCCGCGCCGCGCTCACCGTCAAGCACGCCCTGTATTTTCAGTAAAGATTCCCTGCTGTCGGCAACCTTGATGTCGTCGAGGTTTCGACGGATTTCTATCCCGTAGTCCGCAGGATTGAGATCGTATTCGCGTATCGTTCCGTCTTTCAGTTCGGCCACGCGGGTTTTGCCCGCAATAGTGATTTCGTCCAAACCGTCTTCACCGCAAACCACCAATACATGTTCGGAACCGAGTTGCTGCAACACGCGCGACAGGATGCCGCACAAATCGACATGAAACACGCCCAGCAACTGGTTCGGCGCATCGGCGGGATTGGTCAGCGGGCCGAGAATATTGAAAATACTGCGGAACCCGAGCGCACGGCGTACCGGAGCGACATAGCGCATGGCACTGTGGTGGTTGGGGGCAAACATAAAGCCGATACCGGTTTTGTCTATGCTTTCGGCCACCTGTTCGGGCGTAACATCCAATACCGCTCCCATCTGCTCCATCACGTCGGCCGCACCGCTGGAAGACGACACCGACCGGCCGCCGTGTTTTGCCACCTTCGCCCCCGCCGCCGCGGCGACAAACATGGCGGCGGTGGAAATATTAAACGTCTTGGCACCGTCTCCGCCCGTGCCCACAATATCGACCAAACCGCTGCCGTCCCTAACAGGCACCTTGCTCGCAAACTCGCGCATCACTGCGGCGGCGGCGGTGATTTCCGATACGGTTTCCACCTTAATCCGCAGCCCCGTCAGGATGGCCGCGATTTGTTCCGGCATTACCTGGCCGCTCATAATCTGGCGCATCAAGTCGGTCATTTCGTCGTAAAAAAGCTCGTTGTTGCTGATTAGGCGCGCAATGGCCTGCTGGGGGGTAATCATTTCCAAGTTTCCTTTTCCTTCGTTGTTCACTGAATTTATCGGCTTTAGAGGCCGTCTGAAAATTTTCAGACGGCCTCTGCGGCCTTATCCGCTACATATGTTTGTGCAAATCCAAAATAGCGGCACGGTTGGACGGCGAAAACACTTTTTCCGCCGCTTCCGCCACATCAAACCAACCGTAGGCGGTATGTTCGCCCTCTGCCAGCCTGACCGGCGTATTGCGCGGGATTTCGGCGGAAAAGACGTGTTCGCGGTTTTCGAATACGCCTTCAGGATAACGGTGCCGCCAATGGTGGTAGATTTCGTAAACGCTGCTTTCATGCCAGTTGCAAAGCTGCCCGTCCGAAAGGCGGATGCCGGTTTCCTCCCAAACCTCCCGCCGCGCAGTCTGCTCAATACTCTCGCCCTGCTCTATGCTGCCGGTTACCGACTGCCAGAAGCCGGGCCGGTCTGCCCGCTCGATAAGCAGGATATGCCCTTGTCCGTCGTGCAATACCACCAGTGCGGACACGGGATACTTCAAAGGCTTCGCCATCAATCGTCTCCGGCAGCGTCCATCGCCGGGTCGGATTTGGTGTCGCTGCGCGCCTGCATTCCCGCCTTAATCATGGCGATGTTGCTCGGCGCCAGGCTTTCGTTCAAGATGCGGACTTCGCGCTGCGGATAGGGGAACTCGATGCCGTGTTCGTTAAACTGCCGCCAAATATCCAGAAAAATCGCCGATTGCAGCGCGGCAAAACCGTTTTCCGGGTCTTTCACCCAATAAGTCGCGCGCAAATCGATACCGTTGTCGCCGAAATTGGTAACCACCGCCAATGGCGCGGGATTGGCGGAAACTCGAGGCTGCGCGGCGGCCGCACTTTTTATGATGTCCAGCGCCTTAATCAAATCGGAATGATAGGCAA
Proteins encoded in this window:
- a CDS encoding peptidylprolyl isomerase, translating into MKILSKLALSTLVLAASFTAQAETRAVIETNMGNIGLSLDETKAPKTVANFVSYARKGFYDNTVFHRVIDGFMIQGGGFTPDMVQKATDKAIGNEADNGLKNTVGTIAMARTGNPNSATSQFFINTADNEFLNFKNKTAQGYGYAVFGKVTSGMEVVEKIAKVQTTDRGYHQNVPVKPVVIRKVTIGQ
- the trpD gene encoding anthranilate phosphoribosyltransferase encodes the protein MITPQQAIARLISNNELFYDEMTDLMRQIMSGQVMPEQIAAILTGLRIKVETVSEITAAAAVMREFASKVPVRDGSGLVDIVGTGGDGAKTFNISTAAMFVAAAAGAKVAKHGGRSVSSSSGAADVMEQMGAVLDVTPEQVAESIDKTGIGFMFAPNHHSAMRYVAPVRRALGFRSIFNILGPLTNPADAPNQLLGVFHVDLCGILSRVLQQLGSEHVLVVCGEDGLDEITIAGKTRVAELKDGTIREYDLNPADYGIEIRRNLDDIKVADSRESLLKIQGVLDGERGAARDIVLLNAAAALYAGNVVPSLAEGVDAAGEAIDSGKAKAKKDEFVAFTKQLA
- the nudB gene encoding dihydroneopterin triphosphate diphosphatase gives rise to the protein MAKPLKYPVSALVVLHDGQGHILLIERADRPGFWQSVTGSIEQGESIEQTARREVWEETGIRLSDGQLCNWHESSVYEIYHHWRHRYPEGVFENREHVFSAEIPRNTPVRLAEGEHTAYGWFDVAEAAEKVFSPSNRAAILDLHKHM